A part of Danaus plexippus chromosome 27, MEX_DaPlex, whole genome shotgun sequence genomic DNA contains:
- the LOC116775505 gene encoding mitogen-activated protein kinase kinase kinase kinase 5 isoform X1, producing the protein MAHSGGVLSSDISRRNPQDEYELIQRIGSGTYGDVYKAKRLNGCGELAAIKVIKLEPGDDFAIIQQEILMMKDCRHPNIVAYYGSYLRRDKLWISMEYCGGGSLQDIYHVTGPLTELQIAYMCKETLTGLSYLHSMGKMHRDIKGANILLTECGDVKLADFGVSAQITATINKRKSFIGTPYWMAPEVAAVERKGGYNQLCDIWACGITAIELAELQPPMFELHPMRVLFLMSKSGFKPPQLKERERWSQLFHGFLKLALTKNPKKRPTADKLLQHAFFQQDMCKRLAIELLHKYSDPPNCSQDMDEDGGVSDVPQRIASRQTRRDRPQHLRLDHALRSSEERRSGVYDESPIVELDPVDEMGDREDGGTVRRTGYHRQTSEDWSVASLMSCPKHNPLSQDLTTDSMPTSENKWCRVLTGDDIMRMTLRSLLQYIDEELMLRATLPLTAENASIAQANSGLSIHDQHLSQCIQLKQNFLNNSTTNVYQSLASNFQSPVGNSSISIDDPLMRKHDTDILYVDQEDEANHSQFRNANCECGLCPKPETRGNDTLSDLQRSVASKCACDACTSNGDILSYYKHCSNQNTDSGIVYCDVCKKQKISVSNFRALQIANRLRISDSSKVENGETSDDDLCRKIDMSLDMDENKPYEHRKRHNRHHSDSAAAGIDLSQFCQCELGNSTKRKTSSVDEIFKMVDDNGREAEVADEEVKTGQRQRSLSDSQRDKAKVENDASSTPPVPPRRSRARRTRTPPRPAPNGLPPTPKVHMGACFSKVFNGCPLRINCTASWIHPDTRDQHILIGAEEGIYTLNLNELHETAMDQLCPRRTIWMHVIKDVLMSLSGKTPSLYRHELLSLSGSGRGGRSGARSLRVVPSRLLPRRFAPTTRVPDTRGCTRCAVARSPYNGYKYLCGATPAGLFLMQWYDPLRKFMLLKNIECVLPSPLLAFELIITPELEYPLLCVGVTRKPLRLNLININSGASWFNSEELALLPGGSNTVVPRPERLHTLRAVRQLNKDSVLVCHENLVDIIPVLPFERRRNKLLSRIQFDFNIDSILCLADSVLAFHRHGVQGRSLRSNEITQEITDASRAYRLLGHDKVVVLESHLLQNNTLSGEDGNDLYILAGHEASY; encoded by the exons gcGAAACGTCTCAACGGTTGCGGTGAGCTGGCCGCCATCAAGGTGATCAAGCTGGAGCCCGGCGATGACTTCGCCATCATCCAACAGGAGATACTGATGATGAAGGACTGCCGGCATCCCAACATAGTGGCCTATTACGGCTCCTATTTGAGGAGAGACAAGCTCTGGATCTCTATGGAGTATTGTGGAGGGGGCAGCCTGCAG GACATCTATCACGTGACGGGTCCCCTCACGGAACTTCAGATCGCCTACATGTGTAAGGAAACGCTTACCGGTCTATCATACTTACACAGCATGGGGAAGATGCATAG GGATATAAAGGGGGCCAATATACTTTTAACCGAGTGTGGTGATGTGAAGCTCGCCGACTTCGGAGTATCAGCACAGATCACAGCTACCATCAACAAGAGGAAGAGCTTCATTGGCACGCCGTACTGGATGGCACCCGAG GTCGCAGCCGTTGAGAGGAAGGGTGGATACAATCAGCTGTGTGATATTTGGGCCTGTGGTATCACAGCTATag aaCTAGCAGAACTTCAGCCTCCGATGTTTGAATTGCATCCCATGAGGGTGTTGTTCCTCATGTCCAAGTCGGGGTTCAAACCCCCACAGCTAAAGGAGAGGGAGAGGTGGTCGCAACTCTTCCACGGCTTCCTCAAACTGGCCCTCACCAAAAACCCCAAGAAGAGACCCACCGCTGACAAGCTGTTACAA CACGCTTTCTTCCAACAAGACATGTGTAAGCGCCTGGCTATTGAATTGCTCCACAAGTACTCAGACCCTCCCAACTGCAGTCAAGACATGGACGAAGACGGG GGTGTTTCGGATGTGCCTCAACGTATCGCCTCTCGTCAGACGAGAAGAGATAGACCACAGCATCTAAGATTGGACCACGCCCTCAG ATCTTCCGAGGAACGTCGGTCGGGAGTGTACGACGAGTCACCAATCGTTGAGCTGGACCCCGTCGACGAGATGGGAGATCGGGAAGACGGGGGCACTGTGAGGAGGACGG GATACCACAGACAGACCAGCGAGGACTGGAGCGTGGCCTCCCTCATGAGTTGTCCCAAACACAACCCACTGTCCCAGGACCTGACCACAGACTCGATGCCGACCAGCGAAAA CAAGTGGTGTCGGGTCCTCACTGGTGACGATATAATGAGAATGACCTTGAG GAGCCTCTTGCAATATATTGACGAAGAATTAATGCTCAG GGCGACATTACCTCTGACCGCTGAGAACGCGTCTATAGCGCAGGCCAATTCCGGCCTCTCTATACACGACCAACATCTCTCGCAAtgtatacaattaaaacagaatttcCTCAACAATTCCACGACGAACGTCTACCAGAGCCTCGCCTCCAACTTCCAATCTCCCGTCGGTAACTCATCTATATCTATAGACGATCCGCTAATGAGGAAACACGACACAGACATACTGTACGTAGACCAAGAGGACGAGGCCAATCATTCCCAGTTCAGAAACGCGAACTGCGAGTGCGGGCTGTGTCCCAAGCCGGAAACCAGGGGCAACGACACGCTGAGCGACCTGCAGAGGTCGGTGGCGTCCAAGTGCGCCTGCGACGCCTGCACCTCCAACGGAGACATACTGAGCTACTACAAGCATTGCTCAAACCAGAACACCGACTCCGGCATAGTGTACTGCGACGTATGCAAGAAGCAGAAAATATCGGTGTCCAACTTCAGAGCGCTGCAGATAGCGAACCGATTGCGGATATCGGACTCCAGCAAGGTGGAGAACGGCGAGACCTCGGACGACGACCTGTGCAGGAAGATAGACATGAGCCTCGACATGGACGAGAACAAGCCCTACGAGCACAGGAAGAGGCACAACAGACATCACTCGGACTCCGCGGCGGCCGGCATAGACTTGAGCCAGTTCTGTCAGTGCGAACTAGGAAACAGCACCAAGAGAAAAACCTCCTCCGTAGACGAGATATTCAAAATGGTGGACGACAACGGAAGGGAGGCGGAAGTGGCGGACGAGGAAGTCAAAACTGGCCAGAGGCAAAGGAGTCTGTCCGACAGCCAGAGAGATAAGGCTAAAGTGGAAAATGATG CATCATCAACCCCCCCAGTACCTCCTCGGAGGTCTAGAGCTCGTCGTACTAGAACACCTCCTCGACCAGCGCCGAATGGTCTCCCGCCCACGCCCAAGGTCCACATGGGCGCCTGCTTCTCTAAG GTGTTCAATGGTTGTCCGTTGAGGATAAACTGTACAGCATCATGGATACATCCGGACACAAGGGATCAACATATACTTATCG GTGCTGAGGAAGGTATCTACACTCTGAACCTCAACGAGCTCCATGAGACAGCGATGGACCAGTTGTGTCCCAGACGAACCATATGGATGCATGTCATCAAAGATGTGCTCATGTCACTCTCCG GTAAAACCCCCTCCCTCTACCGACACGAGTTACTATCGCTGTCAGGCAGTGGTAGGGGCGGCAGGAGCGGGGCTCGGTCGCTGCGAGTGGTGCCATCCAGATTACTACCACGAAGATTCGCTCCCACCACCAGAGTGCCGGACACTAGAG GCTGTACCCGCTGTGCGGTGGCGCGGAGTCCCTACAACGGGTACAAGTACCTCTGTGGCGCGACACCGGCCGGTCTGTTCCTGATGCAGTGGTATGATCCCCTGAGGAAGTTCATGCTGCTTAAG aATATAGAATGTGTTCTGCCGTCACCGTTATTGGCCTTTGAGCTGATCATAACTCCCGAGTTGGAGTATCCTCTGCTGTGCGTGGGTGTTACAAGGAAACCTCTGAGACTGAATCTGATTAATATAAACTCTG gtGCGAGTTGGTTCAATTCCGAGGAGCTGGCGTTATTACCAGGTGGCTCAAACACAGTGGTACCAAGGCCTGAAAGACTTCACACGTTGCGAGCTGTGAGACAACTTAATAAAGATTCG GTACTCGTCTGTCACGAGAACCTCGTTGACATTATACCAGTGTTGCCGTTCGAGagaagaagaaataaattactgtCTAGAATACAGTTCGACTTCAATATTGATAGTATAT TGTGTCTGGCCGACTCCGTGCTAGCCTTCCATCGTCATGGAGTCCAGGGTCGGTCGCTGAGGAGCAACGAGATCACTCAGGAGATAACAGACGCATCCAGAGCATACCGACTGCTGGGACACGATAA AGTTGTTGTTCTCGAGTCACATTTATTGCAGAACAACACACTATCTGGTGAAGACGGAAATGATTTGTACATTCTGGCCGGACACGAggcttcatattaa
- the LOC116775505 gene encoding mitogen-activated protein kinase kinase kinase kinase 5 isoform X2 gives MAHSGGVLSSDISRRNPQDEYELIQRIGSGTYGDVYKAKRLNGCGELAAIKVIKLEPGDDFAIIQQEILMMKDCRHPNIVAYYGSYLRRDKLWISMEYCGGGSLQDIYHVTGPLTELQIAYMCKETLTGLSYLHSMGKMHRDIKGANILLTECGDVKLADFGVSAQITATINKRKSFIGTPYWMAPEVAAVERKGGYNQLCDIWACGITAIELAELQPPMFELHPMRVLFLMSKSGFKPPQLKERERWSQLFHGFLKLALTKNPKKRPTADKLLQHAFFQQDMCKRLAIELLHKYSDPPNCSQDMDEDGGVSDVPQRIASRQTRRDRPQHLRLDHALRSSEERRSGVYDESPIVELDPVDEMGDREDGGTVRRTGYHRQTSEDWSVASLMSCPKHNPLSQDLTTDSMPTSEKSLLQYIDEELMLRATLPLTAENASIAQANSGLSIHDQHLSQCIQLKQNFLNNSTTNVYQSLASNFQSPVGNSSISIDDPLMRKHDTDILYVDQEDEANHSQFRNANCECGLCPKPETRGNDTLSDLQRSVASKCACDACTSNGDILSYYKHCSNQNTDSGIVYCDVCKKQKISVSNFRALQIANRLRISDSSKVENGETSDDDLCRKIDMSLDMDENKPYEHRKRHNRHHSDSAAAGIDLSQFCQCELGNSTKRKTSSVDEIFKMVDDNGREAEVADEEVKTGQRQRSLSDSQRDKAKVENDASSTPPVPPRRSRARRTRTPPRPAPNGLPPTPKVHMGACFSKVFNGCPLRINCTASWIHPDTRDQHILIGAEEGIYTLNLNELHETAMDQLCPRRTIWMHVIKDVLMSLSGKTPSLYRHELLSLSGSGRGGRSGARSLRVVPSRLLPRRFAPTTRVPDTRGCTRCAVARSPYNGYKYLCGATPAGLFLMQWYDPLRKFMLLKNIECVLPSPLLAFELIITPELEYPLLCVGVTRKPLRLNLININSGASWFNSEELALLPGGSNTVVPRPERLHTLRAVRQLNKDSVLVCHENLVDIIPVLPFERRRNKLLSRIQFDFNIDSILCLADSVLAFHRHGVQGRSLRSNEITQEITDASRAYRLLGHDKVVVLESHLLQNNTLSGEDGNDLYILAGHEASY, from the exons gcGAAACGTCTCAACGGTTGCGGTGAGCTGGCCGCCATCAAGGTGATCAAGCTGGAGCCCGGCGATGACTTCGCCATCATCCAACAGGAGATACTGATGATGAAGGACTGCCGGCATCCCAACATAGTGGCCTATTACGGCTCCTATTTGAGGAGAGACAAGCTCTGGATCTCTATGGAGTATTGTGGAGGGGGCAGCCTGCAG GACATCTATCACGTGACGGGTCCCCTCACGGAACTTCAGATCGCCTACATGTGTAAGGAAACGCTTACCGGTCTATCATACTTACACAGCATGGGGAAGATGCATAG GGATATAAAGGGGGCCAATATACTTTTAACCGAGTGTGGTGATGTGAAGCTCGCCGACTTCGGAGTATCAGCACAGATCACAGCTACCATCAACAAGAGGAAGAGCTTCATTGGCACGCCGTACTGGATGGCACCCGAG GTCGCAGCCGTTGAGAGGAAGGGTGGATACAATCAGCTGTGTGATATTTGGGCCTGTGGTATCACAGCTATag aaCTAGCAGAACTTCAGCCTCCGATGTTTGAATTGCATCCCATGAGGGTGTTGTTCCTCATGTCCAAGTCGGGGTTCAAACCCCCACAGCTAAAGGAGAGGGAGAGGTGGTCGCAACTCTTCCACGGCTTCCTCAAACTGGCCCTCACCAAAAACCCCAAGAAGAGACCCACCGCTGACAAGCTGTTACAA CACGCTTTCTTCCAACAAGACATGTGTAAGCGCCTGGCTATTGAATTGCTCCACAAGTACTCAGACCCTCCCAACTGCAGTCAAGACATGGACGAAGACGGG GGTGTTTCGGATGTGCCTCAACGTATCGCCTCTCGTCAGACGAGAAGAGATAGACCACAGCATCTAAGATTGGACCACGCCCTCAG ATCTTCCGAGGAACGTCGGTCGGGAGTGTACGACGAGTCACCAATCGTTGAGCTGGACCCCGTCGACGAGATGGGAGATCGGGAAGACGGGGGCACTGTGAGGAGGACGG GATACCACAGACAGACCAGCGAGGACTGGAGCGTGGCCTCCCTCATGAGTTGTCCCAAACACAACCCACTGTCCCAGGACCTGACCACAGACTCGATGCCGACCAGCGAAAA GAGCCTCTTGCAATATATTGACGAAGAATTAATGCTCAG GGCGACATTACCTCTGACCGCTGAGAACGCGTCTATAGCGCAGGCCAATTCCGGCCTCTCTATACACGACCAACATCTCTCGCAAtgtatacaattaaaacagaatttcCTCAACAATTCCACGACGAACGTCTACCAGAGCCTCGCCTCCAACTTCCAATCTCCCGTCGGTAACTCATCTATATCTATAGACGATCCGCTAATGAGGAAACACGACACAGACATACTGTACGTAGACCAAGAGGACGAGGCCAATCATTCCCAGTTCAGAAACGCGAACTGCGAGTGCGGGCTGTGTCCCAAGCCGGAAACCAGGGGCAACGACACGCTGAGCGACCTGCAGAGGTCGGTGGCGTCCAAGTGCGCCTGCGACGCCTGCACCTCCAACGGAGACATACTGAGCTACTACAAGCATTGCTCAAACCAGAACACCGACTCCGGCATAGTGTACTGCGACGTATGCAAGAAGCAGAAAATATCGGTGTCCAACTTCAGAGCGCTGCAGATAGCGAACCGATTGCGGATATCGGACTCCAGCAAGGTGGAGAACGGCGAGACCTCGGACGACGACCTGTGCAGGAAGATAGACATGAGCCTCGACATGGACGAGAACAAGCCCTACGAGCACAGGAAGAGGCACAACAGACATCACTCGGACTCCGCGGCGGCCGGCATAGACTTGAGCCAGTTCTGTCAGTGCGAACTAGGAAACAGCACCAAGAGAAAAACCTCCTCCGTAGACGAGATATTCAAAATGGTGGACGACAACGGAAGGGAGGCGGAAGTGGCGGACGAGGAAGTCAAAACTGGCCAGAGGCAAAGGAGTCTGTCCGACAGCCAGAGAGATAAGGCTAAAGTGGAAAATGATG CATCATCAACCCCCCCAGTACCTCCTCGGAGGTCTAGAGCTCGTCGTACTAGAACACCTCCTCGACCAGCGCCGAATGGTCTCCCGCCCACGCCCAAGGTCCACATGGGCGCCTGCTTCTCTAAG GTGTTCAATGGTTGTCCGTTGAGGATAAACTGTACAGCATCATGGATACATCCGGACACAAGGGATCAACATATACTTATCG GTGCTGAGGAAGGTATCTACACTCTGAACCTCAACGAGCTCCATGAGACAGCGATGGACCAGTTGTGTCCCAGACGAACCATATGGATGCATGTCATCAAAGATGTGCTCATGTCACTCTCCG GTAAAACCCCCTCCCTCTACCGACACGAGTTACTATCGCTGTCAGGCAGTGGTAGGGGCGGCAGGAGCGGGGCTCGGTCGCTGCGAGTGGTGCCATCCAGATTACTACCACGAAGATTCGCTCCCACCACCAGAGTGCCGGACACTAGAG GCTGTACCCGCTGTGCGGTGGCGCGGAGTCCCTACAACGGGTACAAGTACCTCTGTGGCGCGACACCGGCCGGTCTGTTCCTGATGCAGTGGTATGATCCCCTGAGGAAGTTCATGCTGCTTAAG aATATAGAATGTGTTCTGCCGTCACCGTTATTGGCCTTTGAGCTGATCATAACTCCCGAGTTGGAGTATCCTCTGCTGTGCGTGGGTGTTACAAGGAAACCTCTGAGACTGAATCTGATTAATATAAACTCTG gtGCGAGTTGGTTCAATTCCGAGGAGCTGGCGTTATTACCAGGTGGCTCAAACACAGTGGTACCAAGGCCTGAAAGACTTCACACGTTGCGAGCTGTGAGACAACTTAATAAAGATTCG GTACTCGTCTGTCACGAGAACCTCGTTGACATTATACCAGTGTTGCCGTTCGAGagaagaagaaataaattactgtCTAGAATACAGTTCGACTTCAATATTGATAGTATAT TGTGTCTGGCCGACTCCGTGCTAGCCTTCCATCGTCATGGAGTCCAGGGTCGGTCGCTGAGGAGCAACGAGATCACTCAGGAGATAACAGACGCATCCAGAGCATACCGACTGCTGGGACACGATAA AGTTGTTGTTCTCGAGTCACATTTATTGCAGAACAACACACTATCTGGTGAAGACGGAAATGATTTGTACATTCTGGCCGGACACGAggcttcatattaa
- the LOC116775505 gene encoding mitogen-activated protein kinase kinase kinase kinase 5 isoform X3, whose translation MAHSGGVLSSDISRRNPQDEYELIQRIGSGTYGDVYKAKRLNGCGELAAIKVIKLEPGDDFAIIQQEILMMKDCRHPNIVAYYGSYLRRDKLWISMEYCGGGSLQDIYHVTGPLTELQIAYMCKETLTGLSYLHSMGKMHRDIKGANILLTECGDVKLADFGVSAQITATINKRKSFIGTPYWMAPEVAAVERKGGYNQLCDIWACGITAIELAELQPPMFELHPMRVLFLMSKSGFKPPQLKERERWSQLFHGFLKLALTKNPKKRPTADKLLQHAFFQQDMCKRLAIELLHKYSDPPNCSQDMDEDGGVSDVPQRIASRQTRRDRPQHLRLDHALRSSEERRSGVYDESPIVELDPVDEMGDREDGGTVRRTGYHRQTSEDWSVASLMSCPKHNPLSQDLTTDSMPTSEKATLPLTAENASIAQANSGLSIHDQHLSQCIQLKQNFLNNSTTNVYQSLASNFQSPVGNSSISIDDPLMRKHDTDILYVDQEDEANHSQFRNANCECGLCPKPETRGNDTLSDLQRSVASKCACDACTSNGDILSYYKHCSNQNTDSGIVYCDVCKKQKISVSNFRALQIANRLRISDSSKVENGETSDDDLCRKIDMSLDMDENKPYEHRKRHNRHHSDSAAAGIDLSQFCQCELGNSTKRKTSSVDEIFKMVDDNGREAEVADEEVKTGQRQRSLSDSQRDKAKVENDASSTPPVPPRRSRARRTRTPPRPAPNGLPPTPKVHMGACFSKVFNGCPLRINCTASWIHPDTRDQHILIGAEEGIYTLNLNELHETAMDQLCPRRTIWMHVIKDVLMSLSGKTPSLYRHELLSLSGSGRGGRSGARSLRVVPSRLLPRRFAPTTRVPDTRGCTRCAVARSPYNGYKYLCGATPAGLFLMQWYDPLRKFMLLKNIECVLPSPLLAFELIITPELEYPLLCVGVTRKPLRLNLININSGASWFNSEELALLPGGSNTVVPRPERLHTLRAVRQLNKDSVLVCHENLVDIIPVLPFERRRNKLLSRIQFDFNIDSILCLADSVLAFHRHGVQGRSLRSNEITQEITDASRAYRLLGHDKVVVLESHLLQNNTLSGEDGNDLYILAGHEASY comes from the exons gcGAAACGTCTCAACGGTTGCGGTGAGCTGGCCGCCATCAAGGTGATCAAGCTGGAGCCCGGCGATGACTTCGCCATCATCCAACAGGAGATACTGATGATGAAGGACTGCCGGCATCCCAACATAGTGGCCTATTACGGCTCCTATTTGAGGAGAGACAAGCTCTGGATCTCTATGGAGTATTGTGGAGGGGGCAGCCTGCAG GACATCTATCACGTGACGGGTCCCCTCACGGAACTTCAGATCGCCTACATGTGTAAGGAAACGCTTACCGGTCTATCATACTTACACAGCATGGGGAAGATGCATAG GGATATAAAGGGGGCCAATATACTTTTAACCGAGTGTGGTGATGTGAAGCTCGCCGACTTCGGAGTATCAGCACAGATCACAGCTACCATCAACAAGAGGAAGAGCTTCATTGGCACGCCGTACTGGATGGCACCCGAG GTCGCAGCCGTTGAGAGGAAGGGTGGATACAATCAGCTGTGTGATATTTGGGCCTGTGGTATCACAGCTATag aaCTAGCAGAACTTCAGCCTCCGATGTTTGAATTGCATCCCATGAGGGTGTTGTTCCTCATGTCCAAGTCGGGGTTCAAACCCCCACAGCTAAAGGAGAGGGAGAGGTGGTCGCAACTCTTCCACGGCTTCCTCAAACTGGCCCTCACCAAAAACCCCAAGAAGAGACCCACCGCTGACAAGCTGTTACAA CACGCTTTCTTCCAACAAGACATGTGTAAGCGCCTGGCTATTGAATTGCTCCACAAGTACTCAGACCCTCCCAACTGCAGTCAAGACATGGACGAAGACGGG GGTGTTTCGGATGTGCCTCAACGTATCGCCTCTCGTCAGACGAGAAGAGATAGACCACAGCATCTAAGATTGGACCACGCCCTCAG ATCTTCCGAGGAACGTCGGTCGGGAGTGTACGACGAGTCACCAATCGTTGAGCTGGACCCCGTCGACGAGATGGGAGATCGGGAAGACGGGGGCACTGTGAGGAGGACGG GATACCACAGACAGACCAGCGAGGACTGGAGCGTGGCCTCCCTCATGAGTTGTCCCAAACACAACCCACTGTCCCAGGACCTGACCACAGACTCGATGCCGACCAGCGAAAA GGCGACATTACCTCTGACCGCTGAGAACGCGTCTATAGCGCAGGCCAATTCCGGCCTCTCTATACACGACCAACATCTCTCGCAAtgtatacaattaaaacagaatttcCTCAACAATTCCACGACGAACGTCTACCAGAGCCTCGCCTCCAACTTCCAATCTCCCGTCGGTAACTCATCTATATCTATAGACGATCCGCTAATGAGGAAACACGACACAGACATACTGTACGTAGACCAAGAGGACGAGGCCAATCATTCCCAGTTCAGAAACGCGAACTGCGAGTGCGGGCTGTGTCCCAAGCCGGAAACCAGGGGCAACGACACGCTGAGCGACCTGCAGAGGTCGGTGGCGTCCAAGTGCGCCTGCGACGCCTGCACCTCCAACGGAGACATACTGAGCTACTACAAGCATTGCTCAAACCAGAACACCGACTCCGGCATAGTGTACTGCGACGTATGCAAGAAGCAGAAAATATCGGTGTCCAACTTCAGAGCGCTGCAGATAGCGAACCGATTGCGGATATCGGACTCCAGCAAGGTGGAGAACGGCGAGACCTCGGACGACGACCTGTGCAGGAAGATAGACATGAGCCTCGACATGGACGAGAACAAGCCCTACGAGCACAGGAAGAGGCACAACAGACATCACTCGGACTCCGCGGCGGCCGGCATAGACTTGAGCCAGTTCTGTCAGTGCGAACTAGGAAACAGCACCAAGAGAAAAACCTCCTCCGTAGACGAGATATTCAAAATGGTGGACGACAACGGAAGGGAGGCGGAAGTGGCGGACGAGGAAGTCAAAACTGGCCAGAGGCAAAGGAGTCTGTCCGACAGCCAGAGAGATAAGGCTAAAGTGGAAAATGATG CATCATCAACCCCCCCAGTACCTCCTCGGAGGTCTAGAGCTCGTCGTACTAGAACACCTCCTCGACCAGCGCCGAATGGTCTCCCGCCCACGCCCAAGGTCCACATGGGCGCCTGCTTCTCTAAG GTGTTCAATGGTTGTCCGTTGAGGATAAACTGTACAGCATCATGGATACATCCGGACACAAGGGATCAACATATACTTATCG GTGCTGAGGAAGGTATCTACACTCTGAACCTCAACGAGCTCCATGAGACAGCGATGGACCAGTTGTGTCCCAGACGAACCATATGGATGCATGTCATCAAAGATGTGCTCATGTCACTCTCCG GTAAAACCCCCTCCCTCTACCGACACGAGTTACTATCGCTGTCAGGCAGTGGTAGGGGCGGCAGGAGCGGGGCTCGGTCGCTGCGAGTGGTGCCATCCAGATTACTACCACGAAGATTCGCTCCCACCACCAGAGTGCCGGACACTAGAG GCTGTACCCGCTGTGCGGTGGCGCGGAGTCCCTACAACGGGTACAAGTACCTCTGTGGCGCGACACCGGCCGGTCTGTTCCTGATGCAGTGGTATGATCCCCTGAGGAAGTTCATGCTGCTTAAG aATATAGAATGTGTTCTGCCGTCACCGTTATTGGCCTTTGAGCTGATCATAACTCCCGAGTTGGAGTATCCTCTGCTGTGCGTGGGTGTTACAAGGAAACCTCTGAGACTGAATCTGATTAATATAAACTCTG gtGCGAGTTGGTTCAATTCCGAGGAGCTGGCGTTATTACCAGGTGGCTCAAACACAGTGGTACCAAGGCCTGAAAGACTTCACACGTTGCGAGCTGTGAGACAACTTAATAAAGATTCG GTACTCGTCTGTCACGAGAACCTCGTTGACATTATACCAGTGTTGCCGTTCGAGagaagaagaaataaattactgtCTAGAATACAGTTCGACTTCAATATTGATAGTATAT TGTGTCTGGCCGACTCCGTGCTAGCCTTCCATCGTCATGGAGTCCAGGGTCGGTCGCTGAGGAGCAACGAGATCACTCAGGAGATAACAGACGCATCCAGAGCATACCGACTGCTGGGACACGATAA AGTTGTTGTTCTCGAGTCACATTTATTGCAGAACAACACACTATCTGGTGAAGACGGAAATGATTTGTACATTCTGGCCGGACACGAggcttcatattaa
- the LOC116775507 gene encoding DNA polymerase epsilon subunit 3, translating to MAEKLEDLNLPLTVVTRIVKEALPDGVAISKEARTGLAKAASVFVLYVTSAATNIVKNNKRKALTGQDVLEAMADIEFDRFVEPLKEALEQYKQVAFAKKQASGKKKDETEDVEMAEDE from the coding sequence atggCTGAAAAACTCGAGGACCTCAACCTCCCACTTACTGTGGTTACTAGAATTGTCAAAGAAGCCCTGCCTGACGGTGTAGCGATATCAAAAGAAGCTAGAACCGGTCTCGCTAAAGCCGCTTCGGTTTTCGTTTTATATGTAACCTCAGCAGCGAcgaatatagtaaaaaacaacaaaagaaaAGCATTAACTGGCCAGGACGTGTTGGAAGCGATGGCAGACATAGAATTCGATCGGTTTGTAGAACCATTGAAAGAAGCGTTAGAACAATATAAACAAGTGGCATTTGCGAAAAAACAAGCTTCGGGGAAGAAAAAGGATGAGACTGAGGATGTGGAAATGGCTGaagatgaataa